One part of the Melospiza melodia melodia isolate bMelMel2 chromosome 3, bMelMel2.pri, whole genome shotgun sequence genome encodes these proteins:
- the LOC134415857 gene encoding epoxide hydrolase 1-like, translating into MWRESLSNAWESIMSRIRPFDYSQKNAVLVPVAALGVGGMLLCWLRSGRKMKTIDMGDGWWGAGERPPKGKEDTSIRPFKIETSDKEIEDLHQRLDRFRFTPHVEGAAFHYGFNSSYLRKVVDYWRNQFDWRKQVEVLNKYPHFHTTIEGIDIHFIHVKPSYVPHGQAVRPLLMVHGWPGSFYEFYKIIPLLTEPAKHGLNEGDVVFEVICPSIPGYAFSEASHQKGFDSIATARIFHKLMNRLGFKEYYLQGGDWGSRITTNMAQMLPQSVKGLHLNLVFISTQGLGKMICTMLGAYVPWLVGFSREDVRRFYPFMQKNIYEVLRESGYLHIQATKPDTAGCGLNDSPVGLAAYIMEKFSTWTDKSFRNKDDGGLESKYSLDELLTNVMIYWVTSSIVSSMRYYKENFSKDPRIHDRVSVHVPTGIAAFPQEIVHVPRVWTKNVYKNIVTYTYMPRGGHFAAFEEPKLLAHDIMQFVRKVEQL; encoded by the exons aTGTGGCGGGAGAGCCTTTCAAACGCATG GGAGAGCATCATGTCCCGGATCAG gcctTTTGACTATTCTCAGAAGAATGCAGTCCTGGTCCCTGTGGCCGCCCTGGGGGTTGGAGGGATGCTGCTCTGCTGGCTCAGATCTGGACGCAAGATGAAGACAATTGACATGGGTGATGGGTGGTGGGGTGCAGGCGAAAGGCCCCCCAAAGGGAAAGAAGACACAAGCATCCGTCCCTTCAAGATTGAAACATCTGACAAAGAAATCGAG GACCTGCACCAGCGCCTGGATCGGTTCCGCTTCACACCGCACGTGGAAGGAGCCGCCTTCCACTACGGCTTCAACTCCAGCTACCTGCGGAAGGTGGTGGACTACTGGAGGAATCAGTTTGACTGGCGCAAGCAAGTGGAAGTGCTGAACAAATACCCCCACTTCCACACCACCATTGAAG GGATTGATATCCATTTTATCCATGTGAAGCCATCCTATGTTCCTCACGGTCAAGCTGTTCGACCTCTGCTGATGGTCCATGGCTGGCCTGGCTCCTTCTATGAGTTCTACAAGATCATCCCTCTGCTCACGGAGCCAGCCAAGCACGGCCTGAATGAGGGTGATGTGGTGTTTGAGGTCATCTGCCCCTCCATCCCAGGATATGCTTTCTCAGAGGCCTCTCACCAGAAAG GGTTTGACTCCATAGCCACTGCCCGGATATTCCATAAGCTGATGAATAGATTGGGCTTCAAGGAATACTACCTACAGGGAGGGGACTGGGGATCTCGCATTACCACTAACATGGCCCAGATGCTGCCACA GTCTGTGAAAGGGCTTCATCTGAATCTTGTTTTCATCAGCACACAAGGCTTGGGAAAGATGATTTGTACAATGCTTGGGGCTTATGTACCATGGCTTGTAGGCTTCAGCAGGGAAGATGTTCGACGTTTCTACCCTTTCATGCAGAAAAACATCTATGAAGTCCTACGAGAGTCTGGATACTTACACATCCAAGCCACCAAACCAGACACTGCAG GTTGTGGACTGAATGACTCCCCAGTGGGGCTTGCTGCATATATTATGGAGAAATTCTCAACCTGGACAGACAAATCATTTCGGAATAAAGATGATGGAGGCTTGGAAAG CAAATATTCTCTTGATGAGCTTTTGACCAATGTGATGATTTATTGGGTGACATCCTCCATTGTGTCCTCAATGCGATACTACAAGGAAAACTTTTCCAAGGACCCAAGAATTCATGACAG GGTTAGCGTACACGTTCCCACAGGGATTGCAGCTTTTCCTCAGGAGATTGTACACGTACCACGTGTCTGGACAAAGAATGTCTACAAGAACATCGTCACTTACACTTACATGCCACGTGGAGGGCATTTTGCTGCCTTTGAGGAACCAAAGCTCCTGGCACACGACATCATGCAGTTTGTCCGAAAAGTGGAACAGCTGTGA
- the MAD2L1BP gene encoding MAD2L1-binding protein, which produces MGPRGDRAVLGSPAVAVAFPGAVCRGSGYRFACELLKHVLHQRNQLPLPYEQLAYFCRRAAQGGDGIDKPRSLGLASRKCQQLLTELEGLFHHLEVMFSLTLVPRVLFLLGGNVMNPKELYELNLEGFCEGSAEESLQTAPCVRQLFHRLFVADVFSELKALPVTGTLVLVQGHRDCGVEWFRPRLNYQVPSRGRKLTVKLSCDGDLHVSASPPQHTAPAWEEYVWFQAPVTLKGFSE; this is translated from the exons atGGGGCCTCGGGGTGATAGGGCGGTGCTGGGCAGCCCCGCCGTGGCCGTGGCCTTCCCGGGAGCTGTGTGCCGGGGCAGCGGCTACCGCTTCGCGTGCGAGCTCCTGAAGCACGTCCTGCACCAGCGGAACCAGCTCCCGCTGCCCTACGAGCAGTTGGCCTACTTCTGCCGGCGGGCGGCCCAG GGTGGAGATGGAATTGACAAACCACGTTCCCTGGGCCTGGCAAGCAGAAAGTGCCAGCAGTTGCTGACGGAGCTGGAGGGATTGTTCCACCACCTGGAAGTCATGTTTAGTCTGACACTGGTTCCTCGGGTTCTTTTCCTACTTGGAGGCAATGTCATGAACCCCAAGGAGCTCTATGAGCTGAATTTGGAGGGGTTCTGTGAGGGCTCTGCTGAAGAGAGCCTCCAGACCGCGCCCTGCGTTCGCCAACTCTTTCACCGTCTGTTTGTTGCTGATGTCTTCAGCGAACTTAAGGCTCTCCCTGTGACAGGCACTCTTGTCCTGGTCCAGGGCCACCGTGACTGTGGTGTTGAGTGGTTCCGGCCCAGGCTCAACTACCAAGTGCCGAGCCGAGGGAGGAAGCTGACTGTTAAGCTGTCGTGTGATGGAGACCTCCATGTCAGTGCCTCACCTCCACAGCACACAGCACCTGCTTGGGAGGAGTATGTCTGGTTCCAAGCCCCAGTGACCCTCAAAGGCTTTAGTGAATGA
- the GTPBP2 gene encoding GTP-binding protein 2 — translation MDSRVSELFGGCCRPAGGGASAALRGRGGAAPGGGGGSKTKKKNGRSRGGKANNPPYLPPEAEDGNIEYKLKLVNPSQYRFEHLVTQMKWRLQEGRGEAVYQIGVEDNGLLVGLSEEEMRASLKTLRRMAEKVGADITVLREREVDYDSDVPRKITEVLVRKVPDNQQFLDLRVAVLGNVDSGKSTLLGVLTQGELDNGRGRARLNLFRHLHEIQSGRTSSISFEILGFNSKGEVVNYSDSRTAEEICESSSKMITFIDLAGHHKYLKTTIFGLTSYCPDFAMLVVSANTGIAGTTREHLGLAMALKVPFFIVISKVDLCSKATVERTVKQLERILKQPGCNKLPLLVNSDDDAVTAAQQFAQSPNITPIFTLSSVSGENLDLLKVFLNILPPLTNSKEQEELMQQHTEFQVDEIYTVPEVGTVVGGTLSSGICREGENLVVGPTDDGKFLRLKVCSIQRNRSACRVLRAGQAATLALGPFDRSLLRKGMVMVSPEMNPTICSVFEAEIVLLFHATTFRKGFQVTVHVGNVRQTAIVEKIHGKDKLRTGEKAVVCFRFIKHPEYLKIGAKLLFREGVTKGIGHVTNLQAITTKENSLEESLGPGQLSF, via the exons ATGGACTCGCGGGTGTCAGAGCTGTTCGGGGGCTGCTGTCGACCGGCGGGCGGCGGGGCAAGCGCAGCCCTGCGCGGACGCGGGGGGGCCGCgcctggcggcggcggcggctcgaaGACGAAGAAGAAGAACGGGCGGAGCCGCGGAGGGAAGGCCAACAACCCCCCGTACCTGCCGCCCGAG GCAGAAGATGGAAACATCGAGTACAAG CTGAAGCTGGTGAACCCCTCTCAGTACCGCTTTGAGCACCTGGTGACGCAGATGAAGTGGCGGCTGCAGGAGGGCCGAGGGGAGGCCGTCTATCAGATCGGCGTGGAGGACAACGGGCTGCTGGTGGGCCTCTCGGAGGAGGAGATGCGCGCCTCGCTCAAGACGCTGCGCCGCATGGCAGAGAA GGTTGGGGCTGACATTACGGTGCTGCGGGAGAGGGAGGTCGATTACGACAGCGATGTTCCAAGGAAGATAACGGAGGTGCTTGTCCGAAAGGTGCCTGACAACCAGCAG TTCTTAGACCTTCGAGTAGCTGTGCTAGGGAATGTGGACTCAGGGAAGTCAACACTGTTGGGTGTCCTAACGCAAGGAGAGCTGGACAATGGGCGGGGCAGAGCACGCCTCAACCTCTTCCGGCATCTCCATGAAATCCAGTCAGGAAGAACATCGAGCATCAGCTTTGAGATCCTTGGCTTCAACAGCAAAGGAGAG GTGGTAAATTACAGTGACTCCCGGACAGCAGAAGAGATCTGTGAGAGTTCTTCCAAAATGATCACTTTCATTGACCTGGCTGGCCACCACAAGTATCTGAAAACAACCATCTTTGGCCTCACCAGCTACTGCCCAGACTTTGCCATGCTGGTGGTTAGTGCCAACACTGGCATTG CGGGCACAACACGAGAGCACTTGGGCTTGGCCATGGCCCTCAAGGTCCCCTTCTTCATTGTCATCAGCAAAGTCGACTTGTGTTCAAAAGCCACCGTGGAACGGACAGTGAAGCAGCTGGAACGAATCCTGAAGCAGCCAGGCTGCAACAAGCTCCCCCTGCTTGTGAATTCAGATGATGATGCAGTTACAGCAGCACAACAGTTTGCACAATCTCCCAA CATCACCCCAATCTTCACACTGTCCAGTGTTTCTGGAGAGAACCTGGATCTCTTGAAAGTCTTCCTCAACATCCTCCCTCCACTGACCAACAGTAAAGAGCAGGAAGAATTAATGCAGCAACATACAGAATTTCAG GTTGATGAGATTTATACGGTGCCAGAGGTGGGAACTGTTGTGGGAGGAACTCTGTCAAG TGGGATCTGCCGAGAAGGGGAGAACTTGGTGGTTGGTCCCACTGACGATGGGAAGTTCCTTCGGCTGAAGGTGTGCAGCATCCAGCGGAACCGCTCTGCCTGCCGCGTGCTGCGCGCCGGGCAGGCAGCCACGCTGGCCCTCGGACCCTTCGACCGCTCCCTGCTGCGCAAG GGTATGGTGATGGTGAGCCCAGAAATGAACCCCACCATCTGCTCAGTGTTTGAAGCCGAGATCGTGCTGTTATTCCATGCCACAACTTTCCGGAAGGGGTTTCAGGTGACGGTGCATGTGGGGAATGTGCGACAGACAGCTATTGTAGAGAAGATCCATGGAAAG GACAAGCTGCGGACAGGAGAGAAGGCAGTTGTCTGTTTCAGGTTCATCAAGCATCCTGAATACTTGAAGATTGGAGCCAAACTTCTTTTCCGTGAAGGAGTCACCAAAGGCATTGGGCATGTCACTAACCTCCAAGCCATCACCACCAAAGAAAACAGCCTGGAGGAGTCCCTGGGGCCTGGACAGCTGAGCTTCTGA